The genomic interval TTGCTCGAACAGTTGCATGGCTTCTCTCGCGAGCTTTTCCGGTCCGGCCCATGCTTCGCGGCCGGATTTCCATTGATTGAAGGCGGATACCCGCGCAGGGCTGTCCTCGAACTTCACGGCTCTCGTGTGTCCCTGTGGACCAGATTCAGGGCGTGAGGCGTGAATTTCGAGGGCCTTGAATGGGTCCGTCCAGCCCTCTCTTAGCCATTTCTCAAGTTCCTTGCCGGGCGAAGGAGGCGCGGTCAGGGTGGGACGCCGAACCCGAAGAATGACATCCTGCTCCAGGGATTCGTCGTCTTCGTGCGCTTTTGGAGCTGAGCCAGCGGAACGTACCAGCCGGACAGCAGGATGTGTGGGAAGAGAGCGGAGCCGTAGACTCCAGAGTTGCTCTTTGACTGTCCGCGGCGCCGGGTTTCTGTGCCGGTTCAGCGACTGAAGATAGCGAAAGACTCGAGCGGTGCGCTCGTGAGCAACGCGAACGGGGTCGGGAACAAGCATGTGACCTGACTGTGCGAAGTCGTTGACGACTTCAGGATGGCGAACAGGTGCGGGAGCCATGATTCTGGCCCTAGCGGGCGGCCAATGACAATGGGGGCAGCTACTTGACTGGCAGAAGCTCTAATTGCGGATTCTCCAACGGCGAGTTCCGTGTACCGCACTAGATTGATGAGACTTCATGAGGCCGGCCCAGCCGGGCCGCTTGCTTTTGCATCAGCGCTAGCCGTGAATGAGATCCGCTCACGTCGACATTGACAACCTTCATAAGGATAGCGGCTGAAGGGATGGGCATCACGTGTCACCTCAGTCCACGAAGGGCTGGATGCCCCGGCTTCGCTTCGCCAGTCCCGAGGCGAAGAACCCGCCGCAGTCCACACGCCGGGTGCAGCGCTCGCAGTCCTCGGCATAGAGATTCTTCCAGTCGGAGATGCTTTTGCGCGCGAAGGGATGCAGCTCGGTGGGAAGGGTGCAGAGTTGGTGATTGTAGATGGATGTGTCGAGCCCCGCGCGGCTCAGCGTTCGGACCGCGGCGGTGAGCTGGTCCTGGTAGTCGAGCGGGTCGACCCACAGCAGGCCGAGGTTCGCGCGGGCAAATCCCATCAACTCCAACCCCATCAGCGCGACATGATCGACGAACAGCAGGTTGCGCGTGATGAACTCCGCGAGCTGTGGCAGGCGGGTGTACGTCTGTGCATGGACCACGCATCGCAGCTCTACGCGCACTCGTGCGCGTTTGAGGTGGAGGATGCCCCGGAGAGTTTCGTCATAAGCGCCCATGGCCTGCACGACGTAGTCATGCTCTTCGGGCAAGTCTGAGTAGAGCGGCACGCCGAGCATGAGGTCGGGATGCCGGACCTTCGCCACCGCGCGTGCCAACTCGGGGTTCGCGAAGCCGCGCCCGTTGGTCAGGATATGGACGGACGTCCGCGGCAGATGCTGCTTCATCCGCTCCAGCAACTCGACGAGGCGGCCCTTGAGCAGGCTCGGCTCACCGCCGGTGATTCCAATCTCGCGGGTCTCCGGGGAGATGAGCGGGAGCGTCTCCATCAGTTCGTCCACGAGCCAGGAGTCATCCTGTTTGCGGGGAGGCTGGGAGCACATCAGGCAGTTGTTGTCGCAGCGTTCCGTCACCAGGAATGTGTTCGATGGCGAGGCACGGCGGTACAGCGTCGCCAGGGATACTCGCTGGGGGTGAATGCGAACCACGTCTCCTTCCGCGAGATAGTGCTGGCTCGTGGGCAGGACGTAGACATCCTCCAGGCCTGGACTCACGAGCCCTTCTTCCAGCAGGAGGTACCCACGGAAGCCTGGGGGCAGGAGCTGGGTGGGCCGCCGGACGAGGAGAATCTCGCGTTCGCGAGCGGAGGACGTGTCGTCCGGCTGCTCTCGAATGCGGCCGATGAACGGCTCGAAGGAGCACACCGAGAGAGGTTTCAGACCGGCCGCCGCGAGTTCCAGGGCAGGCATGACTCAGCGCCACCCCATGAGGATGTCGCGCGCGCGGGCATCATCCTCGATAAGCCGGATGAGGTGCCGCAGCACGCTCATCTGCTTCCTGCAGAAGGTGCTGAACGCCTTGTGCCCGACGGAGTCCTTCATCGTTGCCTGGTGGAAGATCGGGTCCGCCCCACAATAAGGGAGGAAGGCACAGTCGCCGCACATGGGCACGCCTTCTGGCATCGTGTCGCTCAGGTGGGCCAGGAGCGTCTCGGACGTCATGATGGACTCATAGGAGTCACGAGAAAGGTGCCCGAGCCGGAAGGAGAAGTCGCCCATCTCCGCGAGCATCCGTCCCTCGTCGGAAGCGTACACTGCCCCGTCATAGTTGTAGACGAGCGCACCGATTCCGATGCCCGCGGGCGACTGGAGGTCGACATATGTCGAGCCCCTCGGGGAGAAGAGCTTCTGCAACAGGATGACGGTGAACTCTTCCTGGAGCGGATAGCCCTGTTCGTTGATGCGTAGGATGTGCGCAAGCCCTCGCTTGTAGAACTCCACCCAGGCCTCGACGTCGTACTGGCGCGAAGGTCGCTGGCGGACAGCGAACCCATACGGGCTGAGATTCCTCAAGAAGATGCCGTGGAAGCCCTGTCGCACGTACTCGTCGATGATGTCCTCGACCCGCTCCAGGCTCGCCTGTGTCGTCGTCATCAGGGCCGAGATGGAGTCTGGCCCGAGCGCTCGCCTCGCCCGTCGAATCGCGTCGAGCGTGCGTTGATGGCTGTCACCGCCACGAACGGGGCGCTGGGCATTGTGGAGGTCCTCGGGCCCGTCAAGGGAGGTCGAGAGCAGCACTCCATGTTCCCGGCAGAAATCCAGCACCTCATCGGTGAGCCGGGAGAGGTTGCTCGCGATGACGAACTGGAGGTCGCGGCCGTGCACTTGGTTCAGGGCCTTGGCTCGCTCGACGATGTAGCGGATGCGCTCGAAGTGGAGCAGTGGCTCGCCACCCTGGAACTCGACCTTCAGGGATGGGGAGGGGCTGCGGAACATGAAGTCGAGCGCCTGGTCGGCATGTTCCTGCGACATGTCGAACTCGAGGCGTCCCTCCGCCTGCCTCGATACTTGGCAGTACGCGCAGGAGTGGTCACAGCGCAGGGTGACCACGAAGATGTGCAGCCCCGTGAATGTCGCGAGCTGCTCAGCGCGGGTCCGGTATTTCAGGGCAAGGAACTCGAGCGCCACACGCGACTGCTCGTCGAACAGGAAGTGCCGCGACTTAAGGGATTTGTAGGTCGGGCGGTCTGGTGGCAGCGAATGGCTGATGAAGTCGACCAGCTCTTTCCGGGGCAGCACAACGTATTCGCCCACGTCGTTCGTCGCGACATAGCGGGAGTCATCCAGTTGGCTGAAGCGGAAAGGAGCAAGCTGGTAGCCCCTCGTGGACTGGTACTTGGTGCGGTCGTGGAACATGGTGTGCGCCGACCTCAGTCCTGACGAATCAGTCCGGTGCGCGAGAATGCCTGGGCGACAATCAGCGCGCGAAGGGCGCGTGTCTCGTCGCCCACTTGCTCCCGCAGCTCCTGGTCCAGCAGCTCCTGGAAGAACAACCGCATTGTCTCCAGTGCATCCTTCTCGGTGATGGTGAGGGCAAAGACGAAGCGGATGGGGAGTTGGTTCGTGTCAGGCGAGCCAAACACGGCGGTGCACCGTTCCGCGAAGCGATAGGCGGACTTCTGTATCGCCGCGAGTCGATAGACGCGCAGGTCGAGGACAGCTTGAACGACTCCATCCCGGAAGATGAATGGCGGCTGGGTCTCGGTGTCCTTCGTCGTCATGTGTCCACTCCTCACCATTCAATCGTGACGTTGCCGGTCTGGCCCGCGACCAGGTTCACCTCGACCGTGGTGGCGCCGATGAACTCGTTTTCGACGCGGACGGTGTGTTTGCCCGCAGGCAACTTCATGACCACTGTCACGTCCAAGCCCGCGGGCTTTCCATCAACGAAGATACGGCCTCCGGGGTATGCGACGAAGAACACCGAGGCAGGCTTGGGAGGAGGTGGTGGGGGCTCCGGGTCGGAGGCGGGGACGTAGTAGCCACCTCCGTAGCTCCGGCTCCTGCTGCCTCTTCCGGAGTAATGGCTGCGATGTGAGGAATGGGAGCGGTGACCCGCGAGCAGAATCTGGCCGCTGGTGGGTGGGACGACGAGGAGCAGCTCATCTCGCGAATCCTCTTCGTCGCGCCGCCTCCACGTGGGCTGTGCGGCCTGGAGTTCGATGCCGGGCACGAGCAGGCCCGATGGCGCGGCGCCACCGAGCAGGCCCATGACCGCCGCGCCGACAGAAAGCAGACGGGGCTGTTTCGGATTCATGGCTTCACCTCACCGACGCGCAGTTCCACCAGGTGGCTCCCATTCCATC from Myxococcus stipitatus carries:
- the hxsC gene encoding His-Xaa-Ser system radical SAM maturase HxsC is translated as MPALELAAAGLKPLSVCSFEPFIGRIREQPDDTSSAREREILLVRRPTQLLPPGFRGYLLLEEGLVSPGLEDVYVLPTSQHYLAEGDVVRIHPQRVSLATLYRRASPSNTFLVTERCDNNCLMCSQPPRKQDDSWLVDELMETLPLISPETREIGITGGEPSLLKGRLVELLERMKQHLPRTSVHILTNGRGFANPELARAVAKVRHPDLMLGVPLYSDLPEEHDYVVQAMGAYDETLRGILHLKRARVRVELRCVVHAQTYTRLPQLAEFITRNLLFVDHVALMGLELMGFARANLGLLWVDPLDYQDQLTAAVRTLSRAGLDTSIYNHQLCTLPTELHPFARKSISDWKNLYAEDCERCTRRVDCGGFFASGLAKRSRGIQPFVD
- the hxsB gene encoding His-Xaa-Ser system radical SAM maturase HxsB; this encodes MFHDRTKYQSTRGYQLAPFRFSQLDDSRYVATNDVGEYVVLPRKELVDFISHSLPPDRPTYKSLKSRHFLFDEQSRVALEFLALKYRTRAEQLATFTGLHIFVVTLRCDHSCAYCQVSRQAEGRLEFDMSQEHADQALDFMFRSPSPSLKVEFQGGEPLLHFERIRYIVERAKALNQVHGRDLQFVIASNLSRLTDEVLDFCREHGVLLSTSLDGPEDLHNAQRPVRGGDSHQRTLDAIRRARRALGPDSISALMTTTQASLERVEDIIDEYVRQGFHGIFLRNLSPYGFAVRQRPSRQYDVEAWVEFYKRGLAHILRINEQGYPLQEEFTVILLQKLFSPRGSTYVDLQSPAGIGIGALVYNYDGAVYASDEGRMLAEMGDFSFRLGHLSRDSYESIMTSETLLAHLSDTMPEGVPMCGDCAFLPYCGADPIFHQATMKDSVGHKAFSTFCRKQMSVLRHLIRLIEDDARARDILMGWR
- the hxsD gene encoding His-Xaa-Ser system protein HxsD codes for the protein MTTKDTETQPPFIFRDGVVQAVLDLRVYRLAAIQKSAYRFAERCTAVFGSPDTNQLPIRFVFALTITEKDALETMRLFFQELLDQELREQVGDETRALRALIVAQAFSRTGLIRQD
- a CDS encoding PEGA domain-containing protein encodes the protein MNPKQPRLLSVGAAVMGLLGGAAPSGLLVPGIELQAAQPTWRRRDEEDSRDELLLVVPPTSGQILLAGHRSHSSHRSHYSGRGSRSRSYGGGYYVPASDPEPPPPPPKPASVFFVAYPGGRIFVDGKPAGLDVTVVMKLPAGKHTVRVENEFIGATTVEVNLVAGQTGNVTIEW